Below is a genomic region from Spartinivicinus poritis.
AGGACATTGGTTGTGCTAAAAATAACCAAACGTAGACTTTTGCAGTTACTCATCTCCCTACTACTAGTTAACTTTTTATTTATAAAGTATCTACATGCAGATAATACCTTTCCCCATCGATCAAGCTATCCTAATGTAAAAACCATTGAATTAGATGAGCTATATCATAAAAATAAGCAATGTCTTGTTATAGACGTAAGATCAAAAATAGAATACGACGTTATTCATATTAGCGATTCTATTAATATTTCTTTAAGTAAAATAAATTTCAGTACGCTAGTTGAAAATGCACATAAAAAGCAGAATAAAGCTTGTATTGTATTTTACTGTAACGGTCATACCTGCAAGAAGTCTTATAAAGCTGCACAAAAAATGAGCCATTCTAAACTATATAACCTAGTACGTTCGTTTGATGCAGGAATTTTTTCATGGGCAAATAAATACAACAATCAAACCATCCTACTTGGAAAAGTGCTTACAGATAAAAGCAAGCTGATAAACAAAC
It encodes:
- a CDS encoding rhodanese-like domain-containing protein, whose protein sequence is MLKITKRRLLQLLISLLLVNFLFIKYLHADNTFPHRSSYPNVKTIELDELYHKNKQCLVIDVRSKIEYDVIHISDSINISLSKINFSTLVENAHKKQNKACIVFYCNGHTCKKSYKAAQKMSHSKLYNLVRSFDAGIFSWANKYNNQTILLGKVLTDKSKLINKQEYEQHLVTKAEINDTFNTIDIRDHFQRKEEKIPLKALKRIPLTRIRPLLKRHLIKDENLLFIDKVGKQNRWLHYYLKEYGYKNYVFLKGGSTTFNKN